From the Octadecabacter antarcticus 307 genome, one window contains:
- a CDS encoding ANTAR domain-containing response regulator: protein MSSFPTKTDDLVRRLRRMRILVIHPDDEERATLVAHLKRIGCQVDMVWPAPDSLPDYADVVLFLLGPNRDANTVSWMANAGDIARIAIISFETPEILNALERLHVHGVLSKPIRIFGVLAALTTAIGLARHEATLRTRVRSLDETLKARRKIEQAVALLSESKGIDEQSAYKRLRDKSQNSQRSIGEIADAIIAANDV, encoded by the coding sequence TTGAGCAGCTTTCCAACCAAAACGGATGATCTGGTGCGGCGGCTGCGTCGCATGCGTATTCTTGTTATACATCCCGATGATGAAGAGCGTGCTACACTTGTGGCGCATCTAAAACGGATCGGTTGCCAAGTCGACATGGTTTGGCCCGCACCTGATTCCTTGCCCGATTACGCGGATGTTGTGCTGTTCCTTCTGGGTCCCAACCGCGATGCTAACACAGTGTCTTGGATGGCCAATGCAGGCGATATTGCCCGCATCGCGATTATCTCCTTCGAGACGCCTGAAATTCTGAACGCGTTAGAACGGCTGCACGTGCATGGCGTCTTGTCCAAACCGATCCGTATCTTTGGTGTCCTTGCTGCACTGACGACAGCGATTGGCCTTGCGCGCCATGAGGCGACACTGCGAACGCGTGTCCGCTCGCTCGATGAAACGCTGAAAGCGCGACGGAAAATAGAGCAAGCTGTAGCGCTACTGTCGGAGTCTAAAGGCATTGATGAGCAATCTGCGTACAAACGCCTGCGCGACAAATCCCAGAACTCTCAGCGCAGTATCGGTGAGATCGCAGACGCGATTATTGCTGCAAACGATGTTTAG
- a CDS encoding transporter substrate-binding domain-containing protein, translated as MKETVKVGVLFSQTGSMAVTETAHINGVLLACEEINEGGGIRGRQIEPILMNPEGDDRKYAEMATDLLVNYGVKTIFGCCLSTSRKAVLPLIERFDGVLFYPSVYEGFEYSPNVIYGGAVPNQIVPPLLEYVFEHHGRSISLIGSDTLYAREINRIVKEFLSESGGDVVAEVYLPFSAETGEIRAAIAQCGVDQTNAVLSTMVGGDSVALYDLYAESGLREKSVPIASLTTTETELMKVGRGARSGHISIASYFASVETPQNPTFVSAFQEKYGVNAGPSVYSEVGYSLVHFYANAARLNGKVDTRSVLQALSGSVFKAPGGDLSIDMDTNHFTLRPHIGLSRTDGTFDVVWDSPKVAAPDPYLVAYDRSITTRVAG; from the coding sequence GTGAAAGAGACTGTCAAAGTAGGCGTTTTATTCTCGCAAACGGGCAGTATGGCCGTGACAGAGACCGCGCACATCAACGGGGTTCTGTTAGCTTGCGAAGAGATCAACGAAGGGGGGGGCATCCGTGGACGGCAGATAGAGCCGATTTTGATGAACCCCGAAGGCGACGACCGAAAATACGCCGAAATGGCCACGGACCTGCTGGTCAACTATGGGGTCAAAACGATCTTTGGGTGCTGTCTATCAACGAGCCGTAAGGCTGTTCTGCCGTTGATTGAACGCTTTGACGGCGTGTTATTTTACCCATCTGTCTACGAGGGTTTTGAGTATTCTCCAAACGTCATCTATGGGGGCGCTGTGCCCAACCAGATCGTGCCACCCCTTCTTGAGTATGTGTTTGAGCATCACGGACGTAGCATTTCTCTGATCGGCTCAGACACGCTTTATGCGCGAGAAATCAATCGGATTGTGAAAGAGTTCTTGTCCGAAAGCGGTGGTGACGTCGTCGCCGAAGTCTACCTCCCCTTTTCCGCTGAGACAGGCGAGATACGGGCGGCAATTGCGCAATGCGGTGTTGATCAAACTAACGCGGTCCTGTCGACGATGGTCGGAGGGGACAGTGTGGCGCTATATGATCTCTACGCGGAAAGTGGTTTGCGTGAGAAATCGGTTCCGATTGCCTCGCTGACGACGACCGAAACCGAATTGATGAAGGTTGGCCGAGGTGCGCGAAGCGGCCATATCTCTATCGCCTCGTACTTTGCATCGGTTGAAACGCCACAGAACCCTACGTTTGTCTCGGCGTTTCAAGAGAAATATGGCGTGAATGCAGGCCCAAGTGTCTATAGCGAAGTAGGCTATTCGCTTGTTCATTTTTACGCGAACGCGGCGAGACTTAACGGCAAAGTCGACACAAGAAGTGTCCTGCAAGCCCTATCTGGCTCTGTGTTCAAAGCACCGGGTGGTGACCTGTCTATCGACATGGACACCAACCATTTTACGCTACGCCCCCACATTGGTCTCTCGCGCACGGACGGCACATTCGATGTCGTCTGGGATAGCCCGAAAGTTGCAGCACCCGACCCCTACCTTGTGGCTTATGATCGCTCGATCACAACCCGAGTAGCCGGTTGA
- a CDS encoding amidase, with the protein MIHRNESLTDMIAALAAGTQTPLSLAKQSLARAAQHADLNAFAALDAGIVMAQAKAANQRRARGEALSPIDGIPIAIKDNYLTKDYPTTACSNAKPLEPTGQDATIVANLRAAGAVIFGKTNMHEWAFGATNTTSNIGPTRNPHNIDHITGGSSGGSGAAVAGGIVSAAFGSDTGGSIRIPSSACGIYGFKPSYGRASRHGVLPLSWSLDAPGPMATSLQDIVHLLPYVLGADPADHSTSGAGTFNEAPAPNTIKVLNLSGPGLERATDVDEAINTALLRSKTDVTQASLSNIDQYLASWEAILHCEASSYHQALMAQEPAGFSSVTRAHLEAGEQIGATELLVAQKIRAQLMPALMNDMPDWNVLVLPTLPVTAPKHGDGWQEFGGRRVTTQDSMTWFCWLGNLAGLPCLTIPVGKSHAGLPIGMMLMGKPSGDEELLAAAKVIDQNIKKAG; encoded by the coding sequence ATGATACATCGAAATGAGAGCCTGACGGATATGATTGCCGCTTTGGCCGCGGGGACGCAGACGCCGCTCTCCCTGGCAAAACAGTCCCTTGCGCGCGCGGCGCAACACGCCGACTTGAATGCGTTTGCAGCACTTGATGCAGGCATCGTGATGGCACAGGCCAAAGCGGCAAACCAGAGGCGAGCGCGGGGTGAGGCGTTGAGCCCGATTGACGGCATCCCCATCGCGATAAAGGACAACTATCTGACCAAAGACTACCCAACGACGGCTTGTTCGAATGCCAAACCGTTAGAACCCACGGGTCAGGACGCCACGATTGTTGCAAACTTGCGTGCGGCAGGTGCGGTGATTTTTGGGAAGACCAATATGCACGAATGGGCATTCGGCGCAACCAATACGACGTCCAACATCGGCCCAACGCGTAACCCGCACAACATCGATCATATCACCGGTGGCAGCAGCGGAGGATCAGGTGCGGCAGTCGCGGGTGGCATCGTTTCAGCTGCCTTCGGCAGTGATACAGGCGGCTCAATCCGCATCCCATCTTCTGCCTGTGGTATTTATGGGTTCAAGCCCAGCTATGGCCGTGCGTCTCGCCATGGTGTTCTGCCGCTGAGTTGGTCATTAGATGCCCCGGGGCCAATGGCCACATCGTTGCAAGATATTGTGCATTTGTTGCCTTATGTTCTTGGGGCTGATCCAGCGGATCACTCCACGTCTGGGGCGGGCACATTCAACGAGGCGCCTGCGCCAAACACGATCAAAGTGCTGAACTTATCTGGGCCGGGGCTTGAGCGAGCCACAGACGTTGATGAAGCCATCAATACGGCACTATTGCGTAGCAAAACTGACGTCACGCAGGCTTCGCTCAGTAATATCGATCAGTATTTAGCATCATGGGAAGCGATCCTGCACTGCGAAGCCTCATCTTATCACCAGGCTTTGATGGCGCAGGAACCAGCAGGCTTTAGCTCTGTCACGCGCGCACATCTTGAAGCGGGAGAGCAAATCGGTGCGACTGAATTGTTAGTGGCTCAAAAAATTCGCGCACAGCTGATGCCTGCGTTGATGAATGATATGCCCGATTGGAATGTGTTAGTCCTACCCACTCTGCCTGTAACCGCGCCCAAGCACGGCGATGGTTGGCAAGAATTTGGTGGCCGTCGTGTGACAACTCAAGACAGCATGACATGGTTTTGTTGGCTCGGAAATCTTGCTGGGTTACCATGTCTAACGATACCAGTTGGGAAATCACATGCGGGACTGCCGATTGGAATGATGTTGATGGGTAAACCGAGTGGAGATGAAGAGCTTTTGGCAGCGGCCAAAGTTATTGATCAAAACATAAAAAAGGCGGGATAA
- a CDS encoding ABC transporter ATP-binding protein, whose protein sequence is MFKITAATGGYGKTTIIRDVSINVKAGEMVALLGRNGVGKSTLMRYATGLIKAEAGTVEIGGERAPPSPAKRARLGLGYVPQGRFVFPRMTVTENIAVAAASNGFDAKETVAEMMEDFPLLQPKANDLAGGLSGGQQQILALSRALAIRPKILLLDEPTEGVQPSIIDEMAGVLKRINKDREIAILVAEQNLDFCLSIADRAYVMEKGAIRMETDRDSLRADKALQQELLGV, encoded by the coding sequence ATGTTTAAAATCACAGCGGCCACGGGTGGCTACGGCAAGACCACCATCATTAGAGACGTGTCTATCAATGTCAAAGCAGGCGAAATGGTCGCCCTGCTGGGGCGCAACGGCGTTGGAAAATCGACACTAATGCGCTATGCGACGGGGCTGATCAAGGCAGAGGCTGGCACAGTTGAGATCGGGGGCGAGAGAGCACCACCATCGCCTGCGAAACGCGCGCGGCTCGGTCTGGGATATGTGCCACAAGGCCGCTTCGTATTCCCACGTATGACAGTAACGGAAAACATCGCTGTGGCTGCTGCTTCAAACGGGTTTGATGCGAAAGAAACGGTTGCGGAAATGATGGAAGACTTCCCACTGCTGCAACCGAAGGCAAACGACCTGGCCGGTGGGCTGTCGGGCGGTCAACAACAGATTCTCGCCCTCTCGCGCGCCTTGGCCATTCGTCCCAAAATCCTGTTGCTTGATGAGCCGACAGAGGGTGTCCAGCCATCTATCATTGATGAAATGGCTGGCGTCTTAAAGCGGATCAATAAGGATCGTGAGATAGCGATTTTGGTAGCAGAGCAGAACCTTGATTTCTGCCTGTCCATTGCCGATCGCGCTTATGTCATGGAAAAAGGTGCGATCCGCATGGAGACAGACCGCGATAGTTTACGTGCAGACAAAGCGCTCCAGCAAGAATTGTTGGGGGTATAG
- a CDS encoding ABC transporter permease subunit: MFEKLHRRSGLVFPILATLIALAISGSLDPYLAFVATSWIIFGLLGLSLDVIWGRGGLLSLAQTAFYGLGGYFGAVIAINMAPSFGMTLVWALPAAAVFGALIAAALGYIIFYSRMGELQSTILSYTFTLLLWSVTQTFKLDVGEATIGGDNGLSNIPGIILGFGAEAGKLKPNGAFATVVVVSAAVYFFTHWLMRSNFGKVVDCIRIDIEKTELLGYDIRKIQVLNFAYSGAIAGIAGALFALWANYLNPSIFSVQEALLIPIYVLVGGLGTLAGPFLGAIVIGALSFWLGGGAAGGQTTLILGAILILLVLFLQNGFLGALNKLWMRYLPDPNEAARNAGAVKIDTDVLDAILAEATAQAGPAKNLVTDEAFKQFGGVIPVNKVSRNFTPGKPYSLIGPNGAGKSSFLKTCVGIYRPEGGKILLGDDDITKAAIFDRVRKGMGVKNQKPQVFGDNTVMQNLWIAAYARTKDGRAADVVATRILGMLGMDGQSAVQASALSHGQQQWLDIGMVLCLAPRVVLLDEPAAGMTNEETRELSLLVRTLAKHTTVVVVEHDMEFVRTLEGHVTVLHQGKLFAEGDIETLRANDAVLDIYLGRGEHV; the protein is encoded by the coding sequence ATGTTTGAAAAACTTCACCGAAGGTCAGGATTGGTATTTCCGATCCTCGCCACACTCATCGCCTTAGCTATTTCAGGCTCACTCGACCCCTACCTCGCCTTTGTTGCAACTTCGTGGATCATTTTTGGTCTTCTTGGCCTCAGCCTTGACGTGATCTGGGGGCGTGGTGGCCTGCTTAGTCTCGCGCAAACGGCCTTTTACGGCTTGGGCGGATACTTTGGCGCAGTTATCGCCATCAACATGGCACCGTCATTTGGCATGACTTTGGTTTGGGCTCTGCCCGCTGCCGCAGTCTTTGGTGCCTTGATCGCCGCTGCGTTGGGATACATCATCTTCTATTCGCGTATGGGCGAGCTCCAAAGCACGATCCTGTCCTACACCTTCACGCTGCTTTTGTGGTCTGTTACGCAGACGTTCAAACTGGATGTTGGCGAAGCAACAATTGGTGGGGACAACGGGCTATCCAACATACCAGGGATTATTCTGGGGTTCGGGGCAGAGGCCGGCAAGCTTAAGCCGAATGGGGCGTTTGCAACTGTCGTTGTCGTCAGCGCTGCTGTATACTTTTTCACCCACTGGTTAATGCGCAGCAACTTTGGCAAGGTTGTCGATTGCATCCGTATCGACATCGAAAAAACTGAGCTACTTGGCTATGATATTCGCAAAATCCAAGTTCTCAACTTTGCTTACTCAGGCGCAATCGCAGGGATCGCGGGTGCGCTGTTTGCGCTTTGGGCGAACTACCTGAACCCGTCTATCTTTTCTGTTCAAGAGGCATTGTTGATCCCAATCTACGTCTTGGTTGGAGGACTGGGCACACTTGCAGGTCCGTTCCTTGGGGCCATCGTCATTGGCGCTCTGTCCTTCTGGCTTGGCGGTGGTGCTGCGGGTGGTCAAACCACGTTGATCCTCGGTGCCATCCTGATCTTGCTCGTCTTGTTCCTGCAAAACGGCTTTCTTGGTGCGCTCAATAAGCTGTGGATGCGTTACCTGCCTGACCCGAACGAAGCGGCGCGCAATGCGGGTGCTGTCAAGATCGACACAGATGTGTTGGATGCCATCCTGGCAGAGGCAACAGCACAAGCCGGCCCTGCCAAGAACCTTGTGACGGATGAGGCGTTCAAACAATTCGGCGGTGTCATTCCCGTCAACAAAGTCAGTCGCAACTTTACACCAGGCAAACCCTATTCGCTGATCGGACCAAACGGCGCTGGCAAAAGTTCGTTTTTAAAAACCTGCGTGGGAATCTACCGGCCTGAAGGTGGCAAAATCCTGTTGGGCGACGATGATATCACCAAGGCGGCTATCTTTGATCGTGTCCGCAAAGGTATGGGCGTCAAAAACCAAAAACCGCAGGTGTTTGGCGACAACACCGTCATGCAGAACCTGTGGATCGCGGCCTACGCGCGCACCAAAGACGGGCGGGCAGCCGATGTGGTTGCGACGCGTATCTTGGGCATGCTGGGTATGGATGGCCAAAGCGCTGTTCAGGCGTCTGCGCTATCGCATGGTCAACAACAATGGCTCGATATCGGGATGGTGCTGTGCCTTGCGCCGCGTGTCGTGCTGTTGGATGAGCCTGCGGCCGGCATGACAAATGAGGAAACCCGCGAGTTATCCTTACTGGTACGCACCTTGGCCAAACACACGACGGTCGTGGTGGTTGAGCATGACATGGAGTTTGTCAGAACGCTTGAAGGCCACGTGACGGTCCTTCACCAGGGCAAATTGTTTGCCGAAGGCGATATTGAAACACTGCGCGCGAACGATGCTGTTCTCGACATTTATCTGGGGCGGGGCGAGCATGTTTAA
- a CDS encoding branched-chain amino acid ABC transporter permease, whose amino-acid sequence MELDFLVTVLLSSLSSASILLIATLGLAVVYGLMGVINLAHGEFLMVGAYSALTATQIGLPFVLAIPFAVAMTMLIGAIVELLIIRRLYGRIFDTMLATWGLGMVFNQMAVLLFGTVTPGIGMPQWNFKIGDYSLAVYPIAMIGVAAAMLIFAYFLMTKTVYGMKARASIQQPEMAQAIGIDSSRVNTLTFAIGCGLAGFAGAILVPIIPATPSMGLFFAVKGFLVVVVAGPVAITGTAMTALGLGGGASITASFMTSVIGDVFFFLITALLLWLYPRGISSKWRRKL is encoded by the coding sequence ATGGAACTCGATTTTTTGGTGACGGTTTTACTGTCGTCGCTTTCTAGCGCGTCAATTTTGTTGATCGCCACGCTTGGCCTTGCGGTCGTTTACGGGCTGATGGGTGTTATCAACCTCGCCCACGGTGAATTCCTAATGGTCGGGGCGTACTCCGCGCTGACTGCAACTCAGATCGGGCTGCCCTTCGTCTTGGCTATCCCCTTTGCCGTTGCGATGACGATGTTGATTGGAGCCATTGTCGAGTTGCTGATTATTCGGCGTCTCTACGGGCGCATCTTTGATACGATGCTGGCCACTTGGGGGCTTGGAATGGTGTTCAACCAAATGGCCGTTTTGCTGTTCGGAACCGTCACACCGGGCATCGGGATGCCACAATGGAACTTTAAGATCGGTGACTATAGCCTTGCGGTTTATCCCATCGCGATGATTGGCGTGGCCGCTGCAATGCTGATTTTCGCCTACTTTTTGATGACCAAGACCGTCTACGGCATGAAGGCGCGGGCCTCTATCCAACAGCCTGAAATGGCGCAGGCCATTGGTATAGACAGTTCGCGGGTCAATACGCTGACATTCGCCATCGGATGTGGTCTTGCCGGCTTTGCCGGTGCGATTTTGGTGCCTATCATTCCCGCGACCCCCTCAATGGGGCTATTCTTCGCAGTGAAGGGCTTCTTGGTCGTTGTGGTTGCAGGCCCTGTCGCCATTACCGGCACAGCGATGACTGCCCTCGGGCTTGGCGGTGGCGCGTCCATTACCGCCAGTTTCATGACGTCTGTGATCGGCGACGTTTTCTTCTTCCTCATAACTGCTTTGCTGCTGTGGCTGTACCCAAGGGGTATTTCGTCCAAGTGGCGTCGCAAGTTGTAA